In a single window of the Cygnus olor isolate bCygOlo1 chromosome 5, bCygOlo1.pri.v2, whole genome shotgun sequence genome:
- the LOC121071235 gene encoding membrane-spanning 4-domains subfamily A member 12-like isoform X1: MQGMGTLRLGSRAVMYTAETLPKGKNRVMGTIQIMTGFMHIGFGIVLTTLTNVYTSVFVIGEIPFLGGVSFIISGCLSIGAEKSPTECAVKGSQTMNVISAIFALLGIVAFIVDLNLNGLYRSGFDYYSYLVLLSLGSADGAFPTLELAGNGISIVLLIFTILEFCIAVATANFWCRATRLSSNEAMLIVPSATRADLAVPPAELPQPPSYTELVAPEV; this comes from the exons atgcaggggatggggacgcTGCGGCTGGGGAGCCGCGCCGTCATGTACACGGCCGAGACCCTCCCCAAGGGCAAGAACCGAGTGATGGGG ACCATCCAGATCATGACCGGCTTCATGCACATCGGCTTCGGGATCGTCCTGACCACGCTCACCAACGTCTACACCTCGGTCTTCGTCATCGGCGAGATCCCCTTCCTGGGCGGCGTGTCT TTCATCATCTCGGGCTGCCTCTCCATCGGGGCAGAGAAGAGCCCCACGGAATGCGCG GTGAAAGGCAGCCAGACCATGAACGTCATCAGCGCCATCTTCGCGCTGCTGGGCATCGTCGCCTTCATCGTTGACCTCAACCTGAATGGGCTGTACCGCTCTGGCTTCGACTACTACAGCTATCTCGTCCTG CTGAGCCTGGGTTCTGCTGATGGTGCTTTCCCCACCCTGGAGCTCGCAGGGAACGGTATCTCCATTGTGCTGCTCATCTTCACCATCCTGGAGTTCTGCATTGCTGTTGCCACTGCCAATTTCTGGTGCCGGGCGACCCGCCTGAGCTCCAATGAG gcCATGCTGATTGTGCCCAGCGCCACACGGGCAGACTTGGCCGTGCCACCGGCAGAGCTGCCGCAGCCACCCAGCTACACCGAG CTGGTCGCCCCTGAAGTGTAG
- the LOC121071235 gene encoding membrane-spanning 4-domains subfamily A member 12-like isoform X3: MQGMGTLRLGSRAVMYTAETLPKGKNRVMGTIQIMTGFMHIGFGIVLTTLTNVYTSVFVIGEIPFLGGVSVKGSQTMNVISAIFALLGIVAFIVDLNLNGLYRSGFDYYSYLVLLSLGSADGAFPTLELAGNGISIVLLIFTILEFCIAVATANFWCRATRLSSNEAMLIVPSATRADLAVPPAELPQPPSYTELVAPEV; the protein is encoded by the exons atgcaggggatggggacgcTGCGGCTGGGGAGCCGCGCCGTCATGTACACGGCCGAGACCCTCCCCAAGGGCAAGAACCGAGTGATGGGG ACCATCCAGATCATGACCGGCTTCATGCACATCGGCTTCGGGATCGTCCTGACCACGCTCACCAACGTCTACACCTCGGTCTTCGTCATCGGCGAGATCCCCTTCCTGGGCGGCGTGTCT GTGAAAGGCAGCCAGACCATGAACGTCATCAGCGCCATCTTCGCGCTGCTGGGCATCGTCGCCTTCATCGTTGACCTCAACCTGAATGGGCTGTACCGCTCTGGCTTCGACTACTACAGCTATCTCGTCCTG CTGAGCCTGGGTTCTGCTGATGGTGCTTTCCCCACCCTGGAGCTCGCAGGGAACGGTATCTCCATTGTGCTGCTCATCTTCACCATCCTGGAGTTCTGCATTGCTGTTGCCACTGCCAATTTCTGGTGCCGGGCGACCCGCCTGAGCTCCAATGAG gcCATGCTGATTGTGCCCAGCGCCACACGGGCAGACTTGGCCGTGCCACCGGCAGAGCTGCCGCAGCCACCCAGCTACACCGAG CTGGTCGCCCCTGAAGTGTAG
- the LOC121071235 gene encoding membrane-spanning 4-domains subfamily A member 12-like isoform X2, giving the protein MQGMGTLRLGSRAVMYTAETLPKGKNRVMGTIQIMTGFMHIGFGIVLTTLTNVYTSVFVIGEIPFLGGVSFIISGCLSIGAEKSPTECAVKGSQTMNVISAIFALLGIVAFIVDLNLNGLYRSGFDYYSYLVLLAGNGISIVLLIFTILEFCIAVATANFWCRATRLSSNEAMLIVPSATRADLAVPPAELPQPPSYTELVAPEV; this is encoded by the exons atgcaggggatggggacgcTGCGGCTGGGGAGCCGCGCCGTCATGTACACGGCCGAGACCCTCCCCAAGGGCAAGAACCGAGTGATGGGG ACCATCCAGATCATGACCGGCTTCATGCACATCGGCTTCGGGATCGTCCTGACCACGCTCACCAACGTCTACACCTCGGTCTTCGTCATCGGCGAGATCCCCTTCCTGGGCGGCGTGTCT TTCATCATCTCGGGCTGCCTCTCCATCGGGGCAGAGAAGAGCCCCACGGAATGCGCG GTGAAAGGCAGCCAGACCATGAACGTCATCAGCGCCATCTTCGCGCTGCTGGGCATCGTCGCCTTCATCGTTGACCTCAACCTGAATGGGCTGTACCGCTCTGGCTTCGACTACTACAGCTATCTCGTCCTG CTCGCAGGGAACGGTATCTCCATTGTGCTGCTCATCTTCACCATCCTGGAGTTCTGCATTGCTGTTGCCACTGCCAATTTCTGGTGCCGGGCGACCCGCCTGAGCTCCAATGAG gcCATGCTGATTGTGCCCAGCGCCACACGGGCAGACTTGGCCGTGCCACCGGCAGAGCTGCCGCAGCCACCCAGCTACACCGAG CTGGTCGCCCCTGAAGTGTAG